The Methylomusa anaerophila genome has a segment encoding these proteins:
- a CDS encoding DUF1540 domain-containing protein — protein MDVLPGVKCSVQNCRFWENGHRCSASAIEVNVDGGGANARQSEQTNCRTFQLK, from the coding sequence ATGGATGTTTTGCCAGGAGTAAAATGCTCAGTACAAAACTGTAGATTCTGGGAGAATGGACATCGCTGCTCTGCTTCGGCAATTGAGGTTAATGTGGATGGCGGTGGAGCAAATGCACGGCAGAGTGAACAGACGAATTGTCGTACATTTCAACTTAAGTAG